The following proteins come from a genomic window of Mycolicibacterium rufum:
- a CDS encoding purine-cytosine permease family protein, protein MAHDADPQGASSLIERHSIDYIPHAERHGKVWHQGPFWFAGNFVLPTLVTGFIGPSLGLSVPYCILAAILGVGLGTFFMAFHANQGPRMGLPQMIQSRAQFGSRGALLPFAATVFVYIGFLVFDVILAAQGIGVFADVKIFWYPVIIALSIIIAVVGHDLLHFVQRWLTILLVVVFAVLTVAAVVHFGLSTTEVGADGGSALGWTAPGFLAMFSLAAGYNISYAVYVSDYTRYLPATASAPALITSVYAGAALSAIWLMSLGSLLAANIADADPVEAIRYAGNLVFPGFGTIAVLVSVLALISIMGVNAYGAMLTGASAVDGFREVRPTRRLRIVGLVVVGLAALVIALLIPEHYLGSFNSFVLLMLYFLIPWTAVNLVDFYFVRHGRYAIADILTPGGVYGRWAWRGLVAYVAGFLAMIPFFSLSFFVGPVARLLDGGDLSFVVGLVVSGGLYFLLARSLDRGEEARAITSSQQALEGHGDGTVDVRR, encoded by the coding sequence ATGGCCCACGACGCTGATCCCCAGGGCGCCTCGTCGCTGATCGAACGCCACTCCATCGACTACATCCCCCATGCCGAACGGCACGGCAAGGTGTGGCACCAGGGCCCGTTCTGGTTCGCCGGCAACTTCGTCTTGCCCACCCTCGTCACCGGGTTCATCGGTCCGAGCCTGGGTCTCAGCGTCCCCTACTGCATCCTCGCCGCCATTCTGGGTGTGGGCCTCGGCACCTTCTTCATGGCTTTCCACGCCAACCAGGGACCGCGCATGGGTCTGCCGCAGATGATCCAGTCGCGCGCCCAATTCGGGAGCCGCGGCGCGCTCCTGCCCTTCGCCGCAACGGTGTTCGTCTACATCGGGTTCCTGGTGTTCGACGTCATCCTGGCCGCCCAGGGCATCGGTGTATTCGCCGATGTCAAGATCTTCTGGTACCCGGTCATCATCGCGCTGTCCATCATCATCGCCGTGGTCGGTCACGACCTCCTGCACTTCGTGCAGCGGTGGCTGACCATCCTTCTCGTGGTGGTGTTCGCCGTCCTCACCGTCGCGGCGGTGGTGCACTTCGGCCTGTCGACCACCGAGGTAGGCGCCGACGGTGGGTCCGCGCTGGGCTGGACCGCACCCGGCTTCCTGGCGATGTTCTCACTGGCGGCGGGCTACAACATCAGCTACGCGGTCTATGTCTCCGACTACACCCGATACCTGCCGGCGACCGCGTCGGCCCCGGCACTGATCACCTCCGTCTACGCGGGCGCCGCGCTGTCGGCGATCTGGTTGATGTCCCTGGGGTCGCTGCTGGCCGCCAACATCGCCGACGCCGACCCGGTCGAGGCGATCCGGTACGCCGGCAATCTCGTGTTCCCGGGATTCGGCACCATCGCCGTCCTGGTCTCGGTGCTCGCCCTCATCTCGATCATGGGCGTCAACGCCTACGGCGCGATGTTGACCGGAGCCAGTGCGGTCGACGGCTTCAGAGAGGTCCGGCCCACGCGACGGCTTCGCATCGTGGGCCTCGTCGTCGTCGGACTCGCGGCGCTCGTCATCGCCCTGCTGATCCCCGAGCACTATCTGGGGAGCTTCAACAGCTTCGTCCTGCTGATGCTGTACTTCCTCATCCCCTGGACCGCGGTCAATCTGGTGGACTTCTACTTCGTCCGGCACGGTCGCTACGCCATCGCGGACATCCTCACCCCGGGCGGGGTGTACGGCCGGTGGGCGTGGCGTGGACTGGTCGCCTATGTGGCCGGGTTCCTCGCGATGATCCCGTTCTTCTCGCTCAGCTTCTTCGTGGGGCCGGTGGCACGACTCCTGGATGGCGGAGACCTGTCCTTCGTCGTCGGCCTCGTCGTCTCCGGCGGTCTCTACTTCCTGCTGGCGCGCAGCCTGGACCGCGGCGAGGAGGCGCGGGCGATCACGTCCAGCCAACAGGCCCTCGAGGGGCACGGCGACGGCACCGTCGACGTCCGCCGTTGA
- a CDS encoding PTS transporter subunit EIIC, which produces MRIPGFAQLQRLGKSLMLPIAVLPAAGILLRLGQPDLLGRIEVPVIGAFFKAMSAAGDALFTNLPLLFAVGVAIGFSKKADGSTALSAVVGYLVVQAVFKTMSPIVLAGQVDKAGEQAQINYSVFAGIVVGLLTAWLFDRYHTIVLPSYLGFFGGRRFVPIIVSLACLFLAFAMSYFYPIFDAGLTGLGEFIGGSGAIGAFIYGFANRMLIPLGLHHIPNSYIWFLYGDYQTPSGETVTGELTRFAAGDPTGGHLTSGFYPILMFGLPAAALAMIHVANKKQRKVAVGILSAAALTAFLTGVTEPLEFAFMFVAFPLYVIHAVLTGLSLAIAYLLDIHLGFSFSAGLIDLLLYGTAPAAKNIPLLIGMGVVFFVVYYVLFRFAITKFNMRTPGREPEDEFEAEEQANLEVGADGATTTAVAAPVSAPARTKAEQLIEAFGGRDNLVNVDACITRLRMEVADKTKVDQGRLKALGAAGVIEVGNSVQAVFGTQSEALKNDIREAL; this is translated from the coding sequence ATGCGGATCCCGGGATTCGCGCAGCTGCAGCGGCTGGGCAAGAGCCTCATGCTGCCGATCGCGGTGCTGCCCGCCGCGGGCATCCTGCTGCGATTGGGCCAGCCGGACCTGCTGGGCCGGATCGAGGTACCCGTCATCGGGGCGTTCTTCAAGGCGATGAGCGCCGCCGGTGACGCCCTGTTCACGAACCTGCCGCTGCTCTTCGCCGTCGGCGTCGCCATCGGTTTCTCGAAGAAGGCAGACGGATCGACCGCGCTGTCCGCGGTGGTGGGTTATCTGGTGGTGCAGGCGGTGTTCAAGACCATGTCGCCGATCGTGCTGGCCGGTCAGGTCGACAAGGCGGGCGAACAGGCGCAGATCAACTACAGCGTGTTCGCCGGCATCGTCGTCGGTCTGCTGACGGCGTGGTTGTTCGACCGGTACCACACGATCGTGCTGCCGTCGTATCTCGGATTCTTCGGGGGCAGACGATTCGTCCCGATCATCGTCTCGCTGGCGTGTCTGTTTCTCGCGTTCGCGATGAGCTACTTCTATCCCATCTTCGACGCCGGGCTGACCGGCCTCGGGGAGTTCATCGGCGGATCCGGAGCAATCGGGGCCTTCATCTACGGCTTCGCCAACCGCATGCTGATACCGCTGGGGCTGCACCACATTCCGAACTCCTACATCTGGTTCCTCTACGGCGACTACCAGACACCCTCGGGCGAGACCGTCACCGGCGAGCTCACCCGGTTCGCCGCCGGGGACCCGACCGGCGGTCACCTCACCTCCGGCTTCTACCCGATCCTGATGTTCGGGCTACCTGCCGCTGCGCTGGCGATGATCCACGTCGCGAACAAGAAGCAGCGCAAGGTGGCGGTCGGCATCCTCTCGGCCGCGGCGCTCACGGCGTTCCTGACCGGGGTGACCGAACCGCTGGAGTTCGCGTTCATGTTCGTGGCGTTCCCGCTGTACGTCATCCACGCGGTGCTGACCGGACTGTCACTGGCCATCGCCTACCTGCTCGACATCCACCTGGGCTTCTCGTTCTCCGCCGGTCTGATCGATCTGCTGCTCTACGGCACAGCGCCGGCGGCCAAGAACATCCCCTTGCTCATCGGGATGGGCGTGGTGTTCTTCGTCGTCTACTACGTGCTGTTCCGGTTCGCGATCACGAAATTCAACATGCGCACCCCCGGGCGCGAACCGGAGGACGAGTTCGAGGCCGAAGAGCAAGCGAACCTGGAGGTCGGCGCCGACGGAGCGACGACGACGGCGGTCGCCGCGCCGGTCTCAGCGCCCGCGCGGACGAAGGCCGAACAACTCATCGAGGCATTCGGTGGCCGCGACAATCTCGTCAACGTCGACGCCTGCATCACCCGGTTGCGCATGGAGGTCGCCGACAAGACGAAGGTCGACCAGGGGCGGCTCAAAGCGCTCGGCGCCGCCGGCGTCATCGAAGTGGGCAACAGCGTCCAGGCCGTGTTCGGCACCCAGTCGGAGGCGTTGAAGAACGACATCCGCGAAGCGCTGTAG
- a CDS encoding VOC family protein, giving the protein MAEQSAPAIAGIHHISFTVRDIDASVSWYERVFRAQRLPMTFPHYGCEDTGYAVLLIEPNSGLAIGLHTNTGNSGDLFDEAQTGLDHIGFAVTSREELDAWAQWLDTLDIAHSGVRTVDEPTAFATLVFRDPDNIQLELFAPAG; this is encoded by the coding sequence ATGGCCGAGCAGAGCGCCCCCGCGATCGCGGGGATCCACCACATCTCTTTCACCGTGCGCGACATCGACGCCAGCGTCAGCTGGTACGAACGGGTGTTCCGTGCGCAACGGCTGCCGATGACGTTCCCGCACTACGGATGTGAGGACACGGGTTACGCCGTACTGCTCATCGAACCGAACTCCGGGCTCGCGATCGGACTGCACACGAACACGGGCAACAGCGGCGACCTCTTCGACGAGGCGCAGACGGGGCTGGACCACATCGGCTTCGCGGTGACCTCCCGCGAAGAGTTGGACGCCTGGGCGCAATGGCTCGACACGCTCGACATCGCGCACTCCGGCGTCAGGACCGTCGACGAGCCGACCGCGTTCGCCACCCTGGTGTTCCGCGACCCCGACAACATCCAGCTGGAGCTGTTCGCACCGGCCGGATGA
- a CDS encoding carbon-nitrogen hydrolase family protein: MSAPTVAIVQQPPSVLDLRTGITRAAQYVAEAAEGGADLVVFPETWLTCYPAWVFGLAGWRDPVAQRWYAELLCHSVVLDDCGGFGDGLGPVREAARDAGVTVGLGVNERPHEASGSLYNSFVLIGPDGHTLNVHRKLTPTHTERIVWAAGDGAGLRAVDTPVGRVGGLVCWEHFHPLVRHAMHARHEEIHLALWPDMPESHVIMSRAYALEGRCHVVSAASIVSVDDVPDDLRALYRVGVGPDAPSEGLLFTGGSHVVAPDGSFVLDPVYDRAAILFATLETDRRYREVTDLDVAGHYARPDVFELRIDTRRLGSGVEFLHPADTNG, translated from the coding sequence ATGTCCGCGCCGACGGTGGCCATCGTGCAACAACCGCCGAGTGTTCTCGATCTGCGCACCGGTATCACCCGTGCGGCGCAGTACGTCGCGGAGGCGGCCGAGGGTGGAGCCGACCTCGTGGTGTTCCCCGAGACGTGGCTGACGTGTTATCCGGCATGGGTGTTCGGCCTCGCCGGCTGGCGCGACCCTGTGGCGCAGCGCTGGTACGCGGAATTGCTCTGCCACAGCGTGGTACTCGATGACTGCGGCGGTTTCGGCGACGGCCTGGGCCCGGTGCGGGAAGCGGCGCGGGACGCCGGCGTCACCGTCGGACTCGGGGTGAACGAACGCCCGCACGAAGCGAGCGGTTCGCTGTACAACAGCTTCGTCCTCATCGGTCCGGACGGGCACACCCTCAATGTGCACCGGAAGCTGACGCCGACGCACACCGAGCGGATCGTCTGGGCCGCCGGCGACGGCGCAGGACTGCGTGCGGTCGACACACCCGTCGGGCGGGTCGGCGGCCTCGTCTGCTGGGAACACTTCCATCCGCTCGTGCGCCACGCGATGCACGCCCGACACGAGGAGATCCACCTCGCGCTCTGGCCGGACATGCCCGAATCACACGTGATCATGAGCCGTGCCTACGCGCTCGAGGGGCGGTGTCATGTGGTGTCCGCGGCGTCGATCGTGTCCGTCGACGACGTTCCGGACGATCTTCGCGCGCTCTACCGCGTCGGTGTCGGACCGGACGCGCCGAGCGAAGGTCTGCTGTTCACCGGTGGCTCGCATGTCGTCGCACCCGACGGCAGCTTCGTGCTGGACCCGGTCTACGACCGGGCGGCGATCCTGTTCGCGACGCTGGAGACGGATCGGCGGTATCGGGAAGTGACGGATCTCGACGTCGCGGGCCACTACGCGCGACCCGACGTGTTCGAACTCCGGATCGACACCAGAAGACTGGGCAGCGGAGTGGAGTTTCTCCACCCCGCGGACACCAACGGCTAG
- a CDS encoding metallophosphoesterase, whose amino-acid sequence MTDTPADIVESERRQRRRLRVVGIMFGVALLLFAVPWWTLFASGAAWPGPVVVIGTVVFVALFAALPLLMMAGHGARHRDRAAVAGDVLLGAAWVLFVWSVLGQVVRFVLFLAGVEDPHRGRVVAGAVVVAVAVLLVWGYVEAMRIPRVRRLDVVIDRLGAGLDGLRVAVITDTHYGPIDRARWSAGVVARVNELDADVVCHVGDIADGTVNVRHAQADPLASVRASSARVYVTGNHEYFSEAQGWLDYMERIGWTSLHNRHVVVRRGGDRLVVAGVDDATAKASGLHGHGANLDAALAGAESGLPILLLAHQPKQVAHAVRAGVDLQLSGHTHGGQIWPFHALVRLEQPVVSGLSRHGERTALYTSRGTGFWGPPFRVFAPSEITLLTLRRP is encoded by the coding sequence GTGACAGACACACCGGCCGACATCGTCGAATCCGAACGTCGACAACGGCGCCGACTTCGCGTCGTCGGCATCATGTTCGGGGTCGCCCTGCTGCTGTTCGCCGTGCCCTGGTGGACGCTGTTCGCGTCGGGTGCGGCCTGGCCGGGACCCGTCGTCGTGATCGGGACGGTGGTCTTCGTCGCGCTGTTCGCGGCGCTTCCGCTGTTGATGATGGCCGGCCACGGCGCCCGACATCGCGACCGTGCCGCCGTCGCGGGCGATGTACTGCTCGGTGCGGCGTGGGTGCTCTTCGTCTGGTCGGTGCTGGGCCAGGTGGTGCGGTTCGTGCTGTTCCTCGCCGGGGTCGAGGACCCTCACCGCGGCAGGGTGGTGGCCGGCGCGGTCGTCGTCGCGGTGGCGGTGCTTCTCGTATGGGGATACGTCGAAGCGATGCGTATCCCTCGGGTCAGGAGGCTCGACGTCGTCATCGACCGGCTCGGTGCGGGATTGGACGGCCTGCGCGTCGCGGTCATCACCGACACCCATTACGGACCGATCGACCGCGCTCGCTGGTCGGCCGGGGTTGTCGCGAGGGTCAATGAGCTCGACGCCGACGTCGTCTGCCACGTCGGCGACATCGCCGACGGCACGGTCAACGTACGTCACGCGCAGGCGGATCCCCTGGCGTCGGTGCGGGCGTCGTCGGCCCGCGTGTACGTCACCGGCAACCACGAGTACTTCAGTGAGGCCCAGGGCTGGCTCGACTACATGGAACGGATCGGCTGGACCTCACTGCACAACCGGCATGTCGTGGTGCGACGTGGCGGTGACCGGCTCGTCGTCGCCGGGGTGGACGACGCGACCGCGAAGGCGTCGGGTCTGCACGGTCACGGCGCGAACCTCGACGCGGCGCTCGCGGGAGCCGAGAGTGGCCTCCCCATCCTGCTTCTCGCGCATCAACCCAAACAGGTGGCCCACGCCGTGCGGGCCGGGGTCGATCTGCAGCTCTCCGGACACACCCACGGCGGACAGATCTGGCCCTTTCATGCTCTGGTCCGGTTGGAGCAGCCGGTCGTGAGCGGTCTGAGTCGTCATGGTGAGCGCACCGCGCTGTACACGAGTCGCGGAACCGGGTTCTGGGGTCCGCCGTTCCGGGTGTTCGCGCCCAGCGAGATCACCCTGCTGACCCTGCGTCGCCCGTGA
- the nagB gene encoding glucosamine-6-phosphate deaminase: MEVIILEDRSDIGRIAADAVTSVLTRKPDAVLGLATGSSPLTIYDELAARHAAGELSFQQARGFTLDEYVGLPADHPERYRNVIDAVFVSRVDFADGAVQGPDGLAADIPASCAAYEAAIRDAGGVDLQILGIGTDGHIGFNEPGSSLASRTRIKTLTRQTRLDNARFFDDDVDAVPTHCLTQGLGTILDAGHIVLVATGRGKAEAVHHLVEGAVSAMWPATVLQHHPHVTVLLDDAAARRLQLVDYYRETYRCKPDWQGI; the protein is encoded by the coding sequence ATGGAAGTCATCATCCTCGAAGATCGTTCGGACATCGGCAGGATCGCTGCCGACGCCGTGACGTCGGTGCTGACGCGCAAGCCCGATGCGGTGCTCGGGTTGGCCACCGGTTCGTCGCCGCTGACGATCTACGACGAACTCGCGGCGCGCCACGCCGCCGGAGAGCTGTCGTTCCAGCAGGCCCGCGGCTTCACCCTCGACGAGTACGTCGGCCTGCCTGCCGACCACCCTGAGCGCTACCGCAACGTCATCGACGCGGTGTTCGTCTCGCGAGTCGACTTCGCCGACGGAGCGGTGCAGGGTCCCGACGGCCTGGCCGCCGACATCCCCGCCTCCTGCGCGGCCTACGAGGCGGCGATCCGCGACGCGGGCGGGGTGGACCTCCAGATCCTCGGCATCGGCACCGACGGACACATCGGGTTCAACGAGCCCGGGTCGTCACTGGCCTCGCGCACCCGCATCAAGACGCTCACCCGGCAGACCCGCCTCGACAACGCCCGGTTCTTCGACGACGACGTCGACGCCGTCCCCACGCACTGCCTGACGCAGGGGTTGGGCACCATCCTGGACGCCGGGCACATCGTGCTGGTGGCGACCGGACGCGGCAAGGCCGAGGCGGTGCATCATCTAGTCGAGGGCGCCGTGAGCGCCATGTGGCCGGCGACGGTGCTGCAGCACCATCCGCATGTCACCGTGCTGCTCGACGACGCGGCCGCCCGGCGGCTGCAACTCGTGGACTACTACCGCGAGACCTACCGCTGCAAGCCGGACTGGCAGGGCATCTGA
- the nagA gene encoding N-acetylglucosamine-6-phosphate deacetylase, with translation MLLRADTVLTGRELLRPGWLEIAGGTIRQAGAGAPPGPPDTNLVAATVVPGFVDTHLHGGGGADFSAAVAEETATAVAQHRSHGTTSMVASLVTADPTELLRQVGALARDVRSGLLDGIHLEGPWLSPLRCGAHQPALMRDPDPAEIDAVLRAGEGAIRMVTLAPERAGALAAIKQLTASGVVVAVGHTEATYDQTRAAVDAGATVGTHLFNAMRPIDRREPGPVVALMEDPRVTVELITDGVHVDPAIYRFVTKMVGAERISLITDAMAATGMADGRYHLGPLAVDVAAGVARVAGTDTIAGSTATMDRVLRFAVVHSGVSRDEALLTAAAQTSVNPARALGLPSAELTVGAAADLVVLDDDLAVAGVMRKGSWLVSPT, from the coding sequence GTGCTGCTACGCGCCGACACGGTGCTGACCGGGCGGGAACTGCTGCGCCCGGGATGGCTGGAGATCGCCGGCGGGACCATCCGTCAGGCGGGCGCCGGCGCGCCCCCGGGCCCACCCGACACGAATCTCGTTGCTGCGACGGTGGTTCCGGGCTTCGTGGACACCCATCTGCATGGGGGTGGCGGCGCCGACTTCTCGGCGGCCGTTGCGGAGGAGACGGCGACCGCGGTGGCACAGCACCGCAGCCACGGCACCACCAGCATGGTCGCCTCGCTGGTCACCGCCGATCCCACCGAGTTGCTGCGGCAGGTCGGCGCGCTGGCGCGTGACGTCCGGTCCGGGTTGCTCGACGGCATCCACCTGGAGGGCCCTTGGCTGTCGCCGCTGCGGTGCGGCGCTCACCAGCCTGCCTTGATGCGAGACCCCGACCCGGCCGAGATCGACGCCGTGCTGCGCGCGGGTGAGGGCGCGATCCGGATGGTCACCCTCGCGCCGGAGCGCGCCGGTGCCCTCGCGGCGATCAAGCAACTCACCGCCTCCGGGGTGGTGGTCGCGGTGGGTCACACCGAGGCGACGTACGACCAGACGCGGGCGGCCGTCGACGCGGGCGCGACGGTCGGCACCCACCTGTTCAACGCGATGCGACCGATCGACCGCCGCGAACCGGGACCGGTCGTCGCGCTGATGGAGGACCCGCGCGTCACGGTGGAACTGATCACCGACGGCGTGCATGTCGATCCGGCGATCTATCGGTTCGTGACGAAAATGGTTGGCGCTGAACGGATATCGCTGATCACCGATGCGATGGCCGCCACCGGGATGGCCGATGGCCGCTACCATCTGGGCCCGTTGGCGGTTGATGTCGCCGCCGGGGTGGCCCGGGTGGCGGGCACCGACACCATCGCCGGCAGCACCGCGACGATGGACCGGGTGCTGCGATTCGCCGTCGTGCACAGCGGCGTGTCCCGCGACGAGGCGTTGCTCACCGCGGCGGCGCAGACGTCGGTGAATCCTGCGCGGGCCCTGGGATTGCCGAGCGCCGAGCTGACCGTCGGGGCGGCCGCCGACCTCGTGGTGCTCGACGACGACCTCGCCGTCGCCGGTGTGATGCGGAAGGGTTCGTGGCTGGTCTCGCCGACCTGA
- a CDS encoding PTS sugar transporter subunit IIA, whose product MSTTPVLAPVAGRAVPLSDVPDPVFSAGMVGYGAAVDPPREVVDAVAPVSGKVLKLMPHAFVIMTADNVGVLVHLGLDTVALDGEGFTTHVAQGDEVTAGEKMITYDVPAIAANGLNPIVPVVVMDLRQADAITPAEAVLEGAVIAPGDGLFTLTA is encoded by the coding sequence ATGAGCACGACGCCAGTCCTCGCCCCGGTCGCCGGGCGCGCGGTTCCCCTTTCCGACGTCCCCGACCCCGTGTTCTCCGCGGGCATGGTGGGTTACGGGGCGGCGGTGGATCCGCCGCGGGAGGTGGTGGATGCGGTCGCTCCGGTGAGCGGTAAGGTTCTCAAGCTGATGCCGCACGCCTTCGTGATCATGACCGCCGACAACGTAGGGGTGCTCGTCCATCTCGGTCTCGATACGGTCGCGCTCGACGGAGAGGGCTTCACCACCCACGTCGCCCAGGGCGACGAGGTCACCGCGGGGGAGAAGATGATCACCTACGACGTGCCCGCCATCGCCGCCAACGGCCTGAATCCCATTGTGCCCGTTGTGGTGATGGACCTTCGGCAGGCCGACGCCATCACCCCGGCCGAGGCCGTGCTCGAGGGTGCGGTGATCGCCCCCGGCGACGGACTCTTCACCCTGACCGCCTGA
- a CDS encoding YncE family protein, with protein MSWTVAAAARRQLRTADVALQAQPTRVSVVGTVSRTGHQTTTAQFNADGSRATVTTSSLRLLTLTQVVQTSVYDTDTGRQIGRTVVTRGSQPASVTSAEETTDEGNPPVINPDGTRALTITGVTDPNTDSKSTDVTVTDTVTGSQVGGVTTLAGEYWPVPVLFGVDGKHAVITTGTYDSRTSTNTMLYSTIDTDTGSKVGTTLALNGFAPVSPIFGDDGRHLTFITSGRSGDIYTTEVGVLDTTTGTQIGSTLVYPNSGVTIWPVFSQDGNRVLILDTLRAPSKPLSTTVSVINTVTGTQVGKTLDFAGGDYGMSAALSPDGAHALIVTTKANWLTLTSTTRVSIVRIA; from the coding sequence GTGTCCTGGACCGTGGCCGCCGCCGCCCGCCGCCAACTCCGCACCGCGGATGTAGCCCTCCAGGCCCAGCCCACCCGGGTGAGCGTCGTCGGAACGGTCAGCCGGACCGGCCATCAAACGACGACAGCGCAGTTCAATGCCGACGGCAGCCGAGCGACGGTGACCACGAGCAGTCTGCGGCTGCTCACCCTCACCCAGGTCGTCCAGACATCGGTGTACGACACCGATACCGGTCGCCAGATCGGCCGCACCGTGGTCACGAGGGGTTCTCAGCCGGCTTCCGTCACGAGCGCGGAGGAGACCACCGACGAGGGAAACCCGCCGGTGATCAATCCGGACGGTACCCGTGCTCTGACCATCACCGGCGTCACCGACCCGAATACGGACTCCAAGTCCACAGATGTGACCGTCACGGACACCGTCACCGGATCCCAGGTCGGCGGTGTCACCACTCTCGCAGGTGAATATTGGCCCGTGCCGGTGCTTTTCGGCGTCGACGGCAAGCACGCGGTCATCACAACGGGAACTTACGACAGCCGCACCTCGACCAACACCATGTTGTACTCGACGATCGACACCGACACAGGATCAAAGGTCGGCACCACACTGGCCCTCAACGGCTTCGCGCCCGTGTCGCCGATCTTCGGCGATGATGGCCGACACCTGACGTTCATCACGTCCGGCAGAAGCGGCGACATCTACACGACGGAGGTGGGAGTTCTCGACACGACCACGGGCACCCAGATCGGAAGCACTCTCGTCTATCCGAATTCAGGAGTGACGATATGGCCTGTGTTCAGTCAGGACGGGAATCGGGTGCTGATTCTGGACACCCTCAGAGCGCCATCCAAGCCCCTCAGCACTACGGTATCTGTGATCAACACCGTCACGGGGACACAGGTCGGGAAGACACTCGACTTCGCGGGCGGAGACTACGGAATGTCGGCCGCGTTGAGTCCGGACGGCGCGCACGCGTTGATCGTCACCACGAAAGCGAATTGGCTCACTCTCACGTCGACGACAAGGGTGTCGATCGTCCGGATTGCGTGA